The following proteins are co-located in the Apium graveolens cultivar Ventura chromosome 5, ASM990537v1, whole genome shotgun sequence genome:
- the LOC141724860 gene encoding cytochrome P450 CYP71D312-like: MEFPSPFSVLSFLIAVLFFVSLLKKSNRKSKSNLPPGPWKLPVIGNIHQVAGKIPHLALRELAEKSGPLMHLQLGEISAVVISNPRVAKEVLKTNDLACADRPELILGTIILANCRDIVLALYGDYWRQMRKICTLELLSTNKVKSFRSIRQDETWQLHQSVKSSSESPVNVSDLVSKLANAITCRSTIGEKCKYQDELVECVEEIAHLGSGFFMADMFRSVKFLPLITGMKPALKRIRRKLDVIFDSIIKEHEQKLSNRKEGSEVVAEEEDLVDVLLRINQSQRLEFPISSGDIQGLVLDMFTAGTDTSSAVLEWTMSELMRNPKVMKKLQAEVRQVGNGKERIEETDIPRMSYLKLVVKEALRLHAPVPLLLPRECRKECEIDGYTIPVGTKVIVNAWAIGRDPEYWADAESFIPERFENSSVDYCGANYEFIPFGAGRRMCAGISFGVATVELPLAQLVYSFDWKLPNDMKPEDLDMDETNAATSKRKNNLFLIATDYPFESVN; this comes from the exons ATGGAATTCCCTTCCCCCTTCTCTGTCTTATCTTTTCTGATTGCTGTCCTGTTTTTCGTCTCTTTATTAAAAAAGTCGAATCGAAAATCGAAATCGAATCTTCCTCCAGGACCATGGAAACTACCAGTTATAGGAAATATCCACCAAGTTGCTGGAAAAATTCCGCATCTTGCTCTTCGAGAATTGGCAGAAAAAAGTGGACCTCTCATGCACCTACAGCTGGGTGAAATTTCGGCAGTTGTTATTTCGAATCCAAGAGTTGCGAAAGAAGTACTGAAAACGAATGATCTTGCATGCGCCGATAGGCCTGAATTGATTCTAGGCACTATTATTTTGGCGAATTGTCGTGACATTGTCTTGGCTCTGTATGGTGATTACTGGAGACAAATGCGAAAAATTTGTACATTGGAACTTTTAAGTACCAACAAAGTAAAGTCTTTTCGTTCTATTCGGCAGGATGAGACATGGCAGCTCCATCAATCCGTCAAATCGTCCTCAGAATCACCAGTTAATGTTAGTGACCTGGTTTCGAAATTGGCCAATGCCATAACGTGTAGGTCTACAATTGGAGAGAAGTGCAAGTACCAAGATGAGCTTGTAGAATGTGTTGAAGAGATAGCACATTTGGGTTCCGGGTTTTTCATGGCTGATATGTTTCGTTCTGTAAAATTTCTTCCTCTTATTACTGGGATGAAGCCTGCTTTGAAGAGGATAAGGCGAAAGCTTGATGTTATCTTTGATAGCATTATTAAGGAGCATGAACAAAAGTTGAGTAACAGGAAAGAAGGATCTGAAGTTGTTGCTGAAGAGGAAGATTTGGTGGATGTTCTTTTGAGAATTAATCAGAGCCAGCGCCTCGAATTTCCCATTTCATCTGGTGACATTCAAGGCCTTGTTTTA GATATGTTTACGGCTGGAACCGACACATCTTCAGCAGTACTTGAATGGACAATGTCCGAATTGATGAGAAACCCGAAGGTAATGAAGAAGTTGCAAGCGGAAGTGAGACAAGTAGGGAATGGAAAAGAAAGAATAGAAGAAACAGATATACCAAGAATGAGTTACTTAAAACTTGTGGTCAAAGAGGCATTACGTTTACATGCACCAGTTCCATTGTTGCTGCCAAGAGAATGTCGAAAAGAGTGTGAGATTGATGGATACACTATTCCTGTAGGAACCAAGGTCATCGTAAATGCGTGGGCAATCGGAAGAGATCCCGAATATTGGGCTGATGCTGAAAGTTTTATACCGGAGAGATTCGAGAATAGTTCAGTAGATTATTGCGGGGCTAATTACGAGTTCATTCCGTTTGGCGCTGGTCGGAGAATGTGTGCTGGAATCTCGTTCGGGGTAGCTACTGTAGAGCTTCCGCTAGCTCAATTAGTTTATTCTTTCGATTGGAAGCTGCCGAATGATATGAAGCCGGAAGATTTAGACATGGATGAGACGAATGCAGCTACTAGCAAGAGAAAGAATAACCTTTTTCTAATTGCCACTGATTATCCATTTGAATCTGTGAATTAA